TGACGCCATCCGAAAAACGGCGTCAGTCGGCTTAATACAAAGATATTCTACGACTGGCTTTTCTCTTTTGTGTCTATCCTTCCTGGGGCGGTTCAACTTTACGCACTCTCAAGGCTTTTTTTGTTTGATAACAGCGGCTGAAGTTTTTGGGGGAGTCTATGAATGTTCAACTTGATGAAATGGAGGAATGAATAGTATGTACGACTCAATCATGGAAAACAAATGGGCTATTTTACTCACGCTTGAAGTGTTTGCCTGGTGGGCAACCTTTTTCATGCTATATGCGAGATACAAAATGCAATCGCAGTTTTGGTTTAAGGCAGCATCGGTCATATTGATACTTACCGGTGTTATTCCGCAAGTACTCTTGGGGGTAGTAAATTTTATTACGACAAAAGAATTTGACTTGTTTACGTTCGTTATTGTGCTGCTAATTATTTATGGATTAACCATAGGAAAAAAGCACGTTAAAGAGCTGGATTATTGGGCCCGGAAGAAATTCTCAAGGTAATTGGCTTCAACCATATTGATAATCGAGGGCGTTCAAAATTTGTCGCCACCTATGGTAAAGTGGGTAAAAATTCCCGGCAGAGGTTGTTTATTACCCGTTTTTTTGATTACCGCCTAAGCAATTCCTTAGAAGCCGAGTCCTAAAAATGATCCGCCGGTGCTTATCACTGCTGGAACGGCGGCAGCCTGGAGTAACCCATTGCAAATTGGCATAAATATTGCAAATAATAGTTTTATACGACAATACAGAGAGAGGTGCTTTTATGAGCAAGGGTTTTCAAGGCAAGCTTCCCCAACCAAGGGCAGAGAATACTGACAGAATGTATTACTTAGATAATCTTCGGACATTTGTTATTGTGATGGTTGTTGTTATGCACACTTCCATCGGATATATGGCTAAACCGCCGGAATGGTGGTATGTAATCGATATAAAAAATAATATGCTATTCGATCTTTTGGTAATGGTTGTCGATGTATTTATTATGCCAATTATGTTTCTCATTGCCGGATATTTTGCGTTGCCTGTACTGATAAAAAAGGGGACAGCCGAATTTTGGCGCAGTAAGTTTTCCCGCATTGTTGTCCCATGGGTAATCGGAGTATTACTTTTTGCACCGCTGATTACCTACGTAATCCCGTTTAGTCGTATGGATATACCACCAAGCTATATGTCTTTTTGGGCAAATTTCTTTCAACCTCCATTTTTTAATCAGGCACATTATTGGTTTTTGGGTGTCTTAGCCTGGTTCTTTGCCCTGCTTACGGTTGTATATCATTTTTCGCCATCATTCTGCCAGAGGAAAACATCCCCTTCTTCGCCATCTATAGGTACTTTTTTATTTATTTGTCTGGTGCCTGCCATCGCTTTCTTTGTTGCCAATCTTTATTTTCATTCAGATGAATGGGTCAGTGTAGCCTATATAGCCCATATTCAACCGACACGTATTGGGCTGTATTTATGTTACTTTGGGTTAGGCGTACATGCCTGGCGTAACTTATGGTTTACTAAAGCCGGGTACAATCCTGAGTTTGGCCGTTGGTTTTTTGCGTTTGTAGTTATGCTCGCCATTTTTACTGCCTACAGAATTGTATTTAGCGATACTACGCCATTATTGCTTAAGGCAGGTCACGCGTTAGTGCATTCTATTTTTAACCTCGCTGCTACGTTTGGTTTTATGGTACTATTCCGGGATTTCTTTAACAGTGATGCATATCTATGGCGCAGGTTATCTGCCAATTCGTATACTATCTACTATATAAATTACTTTATTCTTCTGCCGATAGCTTGCCTGGTACAGAAGTTGGAAGCTCCGGTGTGGATCAAATTTGTTTCGGTGTCTACGTTAGCTGTGGTCCTATGTTATCTGGTATCAGAATATATCATCGGGAGAGTTATATCTATAAGCAGAAAAAAGCCAGCTCAAATTCTGGATCACAGCTCTTAAAAGAGGAACTATTCGTCGATAAGCGCGCGGATATATTGAAAAAGAGTGGGAACTGGAAAGCGAGTTTATCCAGAGGGGTGAATAGAAATGGCCAGCATATCTTTGCAGATGCTGGCCATTCTTTTTGGTCGGTTTGTGTGTTAGGAAGCATGTGGTCTGATTGTCACAAGCCTGCTTTAAGCTTTCGCAAGCAGGCTAACAGCCTGGAAAACTGCCTCCCTGGTCTCTGCCGGCATTTTTAAAGCATTAGGTTCATAGGAGGGGCCAAATGGATTAATCGGCGTCCAGGCGGTGGCTAAAACCATGATGGCCGTAAGAAGAAAACCCGGCGTGAAAGTCGAACCAATCAGCCCGGACCTTTGCGCATTCATTAGCTCGGTTATTTTTTTTTGCTGAACTAGTGTACGTTCAGCTAAGTTAACCGTATTTTGTTCCAGGCTGTACCAAGCCAGTAAGCGATATAAGCCGGGATTGGCTATCGCAAAATCAAATACTCTCACCGCATAGCCGGGAAGATCATCGGGTGTGAAGGTGATTTCTTCGTAGACCCGCTGCAAGTTGTTCTGCAGAACAGTGGTAAAAAGTGTCTCTTTATTTTCAAAATAGATATAGATCATATTCTTATTGCAGTTAGCCTTCTTGGCAATACGATCAACACGGGCGCCTGCGATGCCATAGGACGAGAATTCTTCCATTGCTGCCTCTAATATTCGTTCTTTGGTTGCTTCAGCGTTTCCCAACCGGGAACCCCTCCTTGTGCTAGTGCTCTGCCCAATTTGAAACTGGAAGATGACGGCGGAATGTTGACCGTCAGCAAATTCCGTTTTCAAGGTTGGTGGAGCAATAGTATATTATTCACAATATATCATATGATTATATAATTGACAAACCGGTTAGTTTATTATATATTCTAACTAACCGGTTAGTATTTATGCGATTATAAAATGAAAGGTGGAACGGATATGAAACTATCGGGCAACACAATACTCATTACGGGCGGCGGTTCCGGAATCGGACTGGCTTTTGCTGAACGATTTATCAAGAGAGGAAACAAAGTAATTGTTTGCGGACGACGTGAACAGGTATTGCAGAGAGCCAAAGAAAAGTTTCCCGGCATCATTACCCGGAAGTGCGATATAGCGATAGAAGCAGAGCGTATCGCCTTATTTAGTTGGGTAACCGGGAATTATCCAGAGATCAATGTATTAGTTAACAACGCAGGAATTCAACAAAGGTTCAATGTGCTAAAACCAGATGAAAAGTACGACTGGCGCTATTTCAGTAACGAAATTACAGTCAATCTGGAGGCCCCTGTTCATCTTTCCATGCTGTTTGCGCCCTATTTTGCCAAGAAGGAAGAGGCGGCTATTGTTAATGTGACATCCGGGCTGGCCTTTACACCTCTTGCAATTGCCCCGATTTATTCGGCTACCAAATCGGCACTTCATTCGTATACTATGAGCTTAAGACACCAGCTTTCCGCCACAGCCATAGAAGTGATTGAGGTAGCTCCACCGGCAGTAAATACCGATTTAGCCGGAGCAGGACTGCATACTCATGGGGAACCGGTAGATGCCTTTGCCGACGGCATTTTCGAGGGACTGGAAGCAGGTAAAGCAGAAATTGGCTATGGCACTTCCGTAGAACGCTTGCGTATGTCCCGCGATAAAATTGATGAGTATGCAGAAAAAATGTACGACGCCATGAAAGCTTCCATTGAATAAATCGCTGTTATTTGTCAAGAAAACCGCTGAAAAAGCGGTTTTTCTGTTTGGTGATCATGTATTTGTATCGTTCGAACTGACTTGCTTGATGATGGTATGATAGCGCCTGACCTTTTCTTCCATAAACGCAAGCCTGCCCGTTGCCTCCGCTAACTGCTCCCGTGCCATCTCCCTGTATTTTAAAATAATTTCGTAACGGAGAAGGAGGGAAGAATCTCCTTGCTGGTATAGTTCGACAAAGTGGTTGATATCCTTTATCGACATACCGCAATCTTTAAGATACTTCACCCTGATCAGCCAATTAAGCGACTCTTCGTCAAAAAGACGATTGTTGTATTTGTCACGTTGTACGTTCGGGACCAAGCCCTTATCTGTATAAAATCTGATAGTATGCTCTGTGAGCTTTATTTTCTGGGCTACTTCTTTGACTGTGTACATGATTCTAACTCCTTTTCGAAAACGCTTGACTTCGTGCTGCTCGAATGCTCTACAGTAAACATAGCACGAAAAGGAGGCAAGATAAAGCTTTCATAATAATTTAAATGAAAGAATAAAGCAACGCTGTAAAGAAATCCTAGTAACACTAGATAAAAGCGCGTTCTGTGTCAGGCAGAAGCTTGACTCTGGCGTGCTGGCAAAAGGGAGCTTATTGACAAGAAGCGTTAAGGAGGTAATCAATGACGATGCGCATCATCACACTGGAAGAGCATTTTGCCTCTCCGGATATTATCGACAGATTTGGCCGGCAGTCCTTTCACAACAAAGGTGAGCAACTGTGTGACCTCAACGAACGCCGGATCGCTGAGATGGACGCCGCCGGAATCGACCTGCAGGTGCTATCGCTAACCTCTCCCGGTACGGAGGCATTAGCCGCAGACGAGGCGGTGAAAATCGCCAACAGTGCCAATGACTTTCTGGCAGCGGCGATAGAACGTCATCCCAGCCGTTTCGCGGGTTTTGCGACCCTGCCGACAGCGGT
This Propionispora hippei DSM 15287 DNA region includes the following protein-coding sequences:
- a CDS encoding MerR family transcriptional regulator; the encoded protein is MYTVKEVAQKIKLTEHTIRFYTDKGLVPNVQRDKYNNRLFDEESLNWLIRVKYLKDCGMSIKDINHFVELYQQGDSSLLLRYEIILKYREMAREQLAEATGRLAFMEEKVRRYHTIIKQVSSNDTNT
- a CDS encoding SDR family oxidoreductase codes for the protein MKLSGNTILITGGGSGIGLAFAERFIKRGNKVIVCGRREQVLQRAKEKFPGIITRKCDIAIEAERIALFSWVTGNYPEINVLVNNAGIQQRFNVLKPDEKYDWRYFSNEITVNLEAPVHLSMLFAPYFAKKEEAAIVNVTSGLAFTPLAIAPIYSATKSALHSYTMSLRHQLSATAIEVIEVAPPAVNTDLAGAGLHTHGEPVDAFADGIFEGLEAGKAEIGYGTSVERLRMSRDKIDEYAEKMYDAMKASIE
- a CDS encoding acyltransferase family protein codes for the protein MSKGFQGKLPQPRAENTDRMYYLDNLRTFVIVMVVVMHTSIGYMAKPPEWWYVIDIKNNMLFDLLVMVVDVFIMPIMFLIAGYFALPVLIKKGTAEFWRSKFSRIVVPWVIGVLLFAPLITYVIPFSRMDIPPSYMSFWANFFQPPFFNQAHYWFLGVLAWFFALLTVVYHFSPSFCQRKTSPSSPSIGTFLFICLVPAIAFFVANLYFHSDEWVSVAYIAHIQPTRIGLYLCYFGLGVHAWRNLWFTKAGYNPEFGRWFFAFVVMLAIFTAYRIVFSDTTPLLLKAGHALVHSIFNLAATFGFMVLFRDFFNSDAYLWRRLSANSYTIYYINYFILLPIACLVQKLEAPVWIKFVSVSTLAVVLCYLVSEYIIGRVISISRKKPAQILDHSS
- a CDS encoding TetR family transcriptional regulator, with translation MGNAEATKERILEAAMEEFSSYGIAGARVDRIAKKANCNKNMIYIYFENKETLFTTVLQNNLQRVYEEITFTPDDLPGYAVRVFDFAIANPGLYRLLAWYSLEQNTVNLAERTLVQQKKITELMNAQRSGLIGSTFTPGFLLTAIMVLATAWTPINPFGPSYEPNALKMPAETREAVFQAVSLLAKA